The Deltaproteobacteria bacterium genome includes the window CCACGCCGGCGCTGCCCTTGACCTGTTGGATGACGTCGAGCAACGGCCACAGGTTCGGGGCCTGAAGCGCCTCCTCGTAAGGCCGGCGGAGCACGTCCTCGGCCGCGATGTCCAGCATCAGCTCCGCGGCCTTGTTGACGATGGTCACCTTTCCGGACCGGTCCACCGAGATCACACCGGCGGTGATGTTGGCGAGCAGCGTCTCCATGTATTGCCGGCGCTGATCCAGTTCGGACTGGGTGTGCTTGAGGTCCTCGGTCATCTGGTTGAACGAAGACACCAGGGTGCCGATCTCGTCGTCGCCGCCGCTCTCGATACGGTAGTCCAGGTTGCCGTGGGCCACTTCGTGCGTGCCCTCGGCCAACTGCTGGATCGGCACCGTGATCCCCTTGGCCAGCGCAAAGCCGAACCACGAGGCCGCGAAGATCATGACCAGCGTGATGAGCAGCAGCGTCAGCATGTACGCGTTCTTCACCGGCTTGTTGAGGATGGCCATGTGCTTGTACTCTTCGTACGACCGCGAGATCGCCTGCGCCTTCTTGCTGACGCTCGCGGGCACGAAGTAGTCCACCACCACCGCGCCGATGATCCGGCGGCCCTCGCCGTAGACCGGCACCGCGCCGCGCAGCACGTCGCCGTCGCCCAGCCCCTCGCTGCGCGTCACCTCGAGGCCGCGCAACGCGCTGTCGAGAAAATCCGCCCGGGGCCGCACCGTCACTCCGGTGGGCACCTGGTCGTTGAACGCCTTCACCAGGGCCGTCCCGTCCGGCTTGTAGACCTCCACCGTGCCGAGGTTGTATTCCCGCTGCTTCTCCTCCACCAGGCGCTTCAGACCGTCGAGGTTCTTCGACTCGAAGAGCTTCACGTCGCCGATGCGGTGGCTGAGCTGGCGCGCGAAGAAAAGCGCGTTGTCGGCGGAGTTCTGGTAGTAGGTGGAGCTGATGTCGAGGGAGCCCCTGAGCGCGTTGACCACCTGGGCGTCGAACCATTTGTCCACCGACCGGGTCACCAGGCTTCCGGCGGTCAGGAACAGCAGCACGGTGGGCACCAGCGAGAGGCCGATGAAAGCGAACACCAGGCGGGCCTGGAGGCGGGAGCCCAGGATGCGCCGGCGCCTGTCCAGCACCAGCTTCAGGAGGTTCCGCACCACCAGGAACACCAGCAGCGCCAGCAGGATGATGTTGAGGTTGACCAGCAGGAAGAACGCGATGTTGCTGACGAGGGTGTAGTCCGCGGAAACGTCCGGAAGGATATCCTCGAAGAACGCGAACAGGAGGATCAACAGGGAACTGATGAGGATCAGCCACCCTTCGCGCCGGCGCCGCCTGCGTTCCGCGGATTGCAGCGCCCGCGCGTGCTCTTCCTCGGCCTTGGCTGTGCTGCTCATTGGAGCGGCCATACCGGCTTCCTCCGGCACGGAATACGAATGCACGGAATCACACTAACGTTTCCACCGGCAAAGCACAAAGGAAATGACCGTCCTGGAAAGACCCGGCTCGTGAGGGGAAGCGCCTCGCGCGACGCCTACAGCAAACGCTTCTGCC containing:
- a CDS encoding ATP-binding protein, with protein sequence MAAPMSSTAKAEEEHARALQSAERRRRRREGWLILISSLLILLFAFFEDILPDVSADYTLVSNIAFFLLVNLNIILLALLVFLVVRNLLKLVLDRRRRILGSRLQARLVFAFIGLSLVPTVLLFLTAGSLVTRSVDKWFDAQVVNALRGSLDISSTYYQNSADNALFFARQLSHRIGDVKLFESKNLDGLKRLVEEKQREYNLGTVEVYKPDGTALVKAFNDQVPTGVTVRPRADFLDSALRGLEVTRSEGLGDGDVLRGAVPVYGEGRRIIGAVVVDYFVPASVSKKAQAISRSYEEYKHMAILNKPVKNAYMLTLLLITLVMIFAASWFGFALAKGITVPIQQLAEGTHEVAHGNLDYRIESGGDDEIGTLVSSFNQMTEDLKHTQSELDQRRQYMETLLANITAGVISVDRSGKVTIVNKAAELMLDIAAEDVLRRPYEEALQAPNLWPLLDVIQQVKGSAGVERDIRIVGRDGPLTLMTAAASLRDDDGNTLGIMVFIENLTEIQSVQRVEAWREVARRIAHEIKNPLTPIQLSAQRLRKRYENVLDGDGAVLDKCTSTIIRQVEELKTLVNEFSNFARLPTAKLAPDDLNDVVREALFLVKEGHREVEFDFSEQDSVPLVELDREQIKRALFNLLDNAVASLNGGGRIEIATRYDEAFGMVRLEVADEGEGIAREDRGRIFEPYYSTKEDGTGLGLSIVGTIVADHRGYIRVRQNQPRGTRFIIELPAAAQAEPLDVRTSEAS